A part of Onthophagus taurus isolate NC chromosome 7, IU_Otau_3.0, whole genome shotgun sequence genomic DNA contains:
- the LOC111419258 gene encoding juvenile hormone acid O-methyltransferase-like, with product MQNPADFSKYNPNTLYQTQHFLRKYQDALKWNENENVLEVGCASGTITTQVLYPYLKEKKINNLLAVDISAAAIEVAKATNNNSKIRFDEMNFGDLNQGDLYKERFDKIFAFYCFHLVKPAEVWPKNAYKMLKTGGQVFGIVVNSPNFFTDVMNDQIADKSAPWNSHIQNRPNPLNFVGSNPVREITNILSEAGFTVDSIAREDATSSFKEKENIIKTVSSSSLLSQYVPPEMKDDYSADFLRRIFDRLKIDENGYHYTVEVVCFIATKK from the exons ATGCAAAATCCGGCAGATTTTTCCAAATACAATCCTAATACGTTGTATCAAACGCAACATTTTTTGCGAAAATATCAAGATGCGTTAAAATGGAATGAAAACGAAAACGTTCTCGAAGTTGGATGTGCTAGTGGAACTATTACAACTCAAGTTTTGTATCCGTATTTAAAGGAGAAgaagataaataatttattagccGTAGATATTTCTGCAGCGGCTATTGAAGTTGCTAAAGCGAcgaataataattcaaaaattcgttttgATGAAATGAATTTTGGTGATTTGAATCAAGGCGATTTGTACAAAGAGaggtttgataaaatttttgcgTTTTATTGCTTCCATTTGGTTAAACCTGCAGAGGT ATGGCCCAAGAATGcatataaaatgttaaaaacggGGGGACAAGTCTTTGGTATAGTCGTCAATTCTCCAAATTTCTTTACAGATGTAATGAATGACCAGATAGCTGATAAATCAGCTCCATGGAATTCGCATATTCAAAATAGACCAAATCCTCTTAATTTTGTCGGGTCAAACCCAGTACGTGAAATCACAAATATTTTAAGCGAAGCTGGGTTTACTGTTGACTCAATTGCAAGAGAAGATGCAACGAGTAGttttaaggaaaaagaaaacattataa aaaCAGTTTCAAGCTCCAGTTTATTGTCGCAATATGTACCCCCAGAAATGAAAGACGATTACTCAGCGGATTTCTTGCGTAGAATATTTGATCGattgaaaattgatgaaaatggtTATCATTATACGGTGGAAGTTGTTTGTTTTATAGCAactaaaaaatag
- the LOC111415739 gene encoding uncharacterized protein isoform X1, with protein MSNNDKPYEERLLDFKRQLSQPEKKSTTFKGPFRVIRFCLLGILLPCLLCVIVLYMRYRVFVEQMYPLAASDMRMLDNRVSTTWCQKQIIKVNATFNAFLLPTNPEVEKDKKHLTMVRHLMLEDDTKEYWGFYFLKGSSVTISSCVRWPGASLIVIRGHKHLHECAYIGDNSSEELDEIMEAIAEGNYVQQNNIVSEEAPSNVPNLMKRHRQDVQFHHPDHKNSSSKNHTIFDGLDTTDITDQNQLKDILKELAVKTNKKDKFLQDDVKRNHVHRNSTFGKGETKNFKFEKEKETADEVYKDVLVKLKDLGEEGEAVLKRLNEKYRKLDDSESFDSEDEHILNVRGRQYSKPPVKYEDSIDRAKRRKRDLLREVMEKSFSGHDEENDAAIEEGFTPDGIADHRGKIDENTLNDKSNSEFWSSFSSSEEALLNCAGLILNLPLEPHKGCMNTSNHLEIEDAYLANTITYTVPVNGYYFFVFNSENEIQTNYIRVRFNLHKKVYNVSNPISACKNTSDVCSMNLNFFSSEKLVMELPVTENDDMWNQEYVVVSQCEPRTMIYIIFVIAIPILIILFAFQ; from the exons ATGTCTAACAACGATAAACCTTACGAAG agcGCCTCTTAGATTTCAAACGACAACTTTCACagccagaaaaaaaatcaacaacttTTAAAGGTCCATTTCGAGTGATTCGCTTTTGCTTACTCGGCATACTTTTACCATGCCTTCTATGCGtaattgtcctctacatgagATACAGAGTGTTCGTTGAACAAATGTACCCATTAGCAGCTTCAGATATGAGAATGCTGGATAATagagtttcaacaacatggtGCCAA aaacaaaTTATCAAAGTTAACGCAACCTTCAACGCTTTTCTATTACCAACCAACCCAGAAGtggaaaaagataaaaagcatttaacAATGGTACGCCATCTGATGTTAGAAGATGATACTAAAGAATATTggggattttattttttaaaaggaTCAAGTGTCACTATTTCAAGCTGTGTcag atggcCCGGTGCTTCATTAATAGTAATTAGAGGTCATAAACACCTCCATGAATGCGCTTACATCGGTGATAATTCCTCGGAAGAACTTGACGAAATTATGGAAGCGATAGCTGAAGGAAATTACGTCCAACAAAACAATATAGTTTCCGAGGAAGCCCCATCGAACGTaccaaatttaatgaaaagacATCGCCAAGATGTGCAATTTCATCACCCAGATCACAAAAATTCAAGTAGTAAAAATCACACGATTTTCGACGGTTTAGATACAACTGATATTACGGATCAGAATCAATTGAAAGATATTCTTAAAGAACTTGCCGTGAAAAccaataaaaaagataaatttctaCAAGATGACGTGAAAAGGAATCACGTTCACAGAAATTCAACTTTCGGAAAGGGggaaactaaaaattttaaatttgaaaaggaGAAGGAAACTGCCGATGAAGTTTATAAAGATGTTTTGGTGAAATTGAAGGATTTGGGTGAAGAAGGAGAGGCTGTTTTGAAGAGGTTAAACGAGAAATATCGAAAATTGGATGATTCTGAAAGTTTTGATAGTGAAGATGAACATATCCTGAATGTGCGAGGGAGACAATATTCGAAACCACCTGTAAAATATGAAGATTCTATTGATAGAgctaaaagaagaaaaagggATTTGCTAAGAGAGGTtatggaaaaaagttttagtggGCATGATGAGGAAAATGATGCTGCAATTGAAGAG GGATTCACACCTGATGGAATAGCAGATCATCGTGGAAAAATCGACGAAAACACCTTAAACGATAAAAGTAACAGTGAATTTTGGTCATCTTTTAGCAGTTCAGAAGAAGCTCTTTTAAATTGTGCCGGATTAATTCTGAACTTACCATTAGAACCTCACAAAGGTTGTATGAACACAAGTAATCaccttgaaattgaagatgctTATCTTGCAAATACAATAACATACAC agttCCTGTAAATGGTTATTATTTCTTCGTTTTTAACAGCGAAAATGAAATTCAAACGAACTATATCCGCGTTCGATTTAATTTGcacaaaaaagtttataacgTTTCAAACCCGATTTCCGCTTGTAAAAATACATCCGATGTTTGTTCgatgaatttgaattttttttcgagTGAAAAACTTGTTATGGAACTTCCGGTTACTGAAAATGATGATATGTGGAATCAGGAGTATGTCGTTGTATCCCAATGTGAACCAAGAACAatgatttatataatttttgtaatcgcAATTCCGATTTTAATCATATTATTTGCGtttcaataa
- the LOC111415739 gene encoding uncharacterized protein isoform X2, with product MRYRVFVEQMYPLAASDMRMLDNRVSTTWCQKQIIKVNATFNAFLLPTNPEVEKDKKHLTMVRHLMLEDDTKEYWGFYFLKGSSVTISSCVRWPGASLIVIRGHKHLHECAYIGDNSSEELDEIMEAIAEGNYVQQNNIVSEEAPSNVPNLMKRHRQDVQFHHPDHKNSSSKNHTIFDGLDTTDITDQNQLKDILKELAVKTNKKDKFLQDDVKRNHVHRNSTFGKGETKNFKFEKEKETADEVYKDVLVKLKDLGEEGEAVLKRLNEKYRKLDDSESFDSEDEHILNVRGRQYSKPPVKYEDSIDRAKRRKRDLLREVMEKSFSGHDEENDAAIEEGFTPDGIADHRGKIDENTLNDKSNSEFWSSFSSSEEALLNCAGLILNLPLEPHKGCMNTSNHLEIEDAYLANTITYTVPVNGYYFFVFNSENEIQTNYIRVRFNLHKKVYNVSNPISACKNTSDVCSMNLNFFSSEKLVMELPVTENDDMWNQEYVVVSQCEPRTMIYIIFVIAIPILIILFAFQ from the exons atgagATACAGAGTGTTCGTTGAACAAATGTACCCATTAGCAGCTTCAGATATGAGAATGCTGGATAATagagtttcaacaacatggtGCCAA aaacaaaTTATCAAAGTTAACGCAACCTTCAACGCTTTTCTATTACCAACCAACCCAGAAGtggaaaaagataaaaagcatttaacAATGGTACGCCATCTGATGTTAGAAGATGATACTAAAGAATATTggggattttattttttaaaaggaTCAAGTGTCACTATTTCAAGCTGTGTcag atggcCCGGTGCTTCATTAATAGTAATTAGAGGTCATAAACACCTCCATGAATGCGCTTACATCGGTGATAATTCCTCGGAAGAACTTGACGAAATTATGGAAGCGATAGCTGAAGGAAATTACGTCCAACAAAACAATATAGTTTCCGAGGAAGCCCCATCGAACGTaccaaatttaatgaaaagacATCGCCAAGATGTGCAATTTCATCACCCAGATCACAAAAATTCAAGTAGTAAAAATCACACGATTTTCGACGGTTTAGATACAACTGATATTACGGATCAGAATCAATTGAAAGATATTCTTAAAGAACTTGCCGTGAAAAccaataaaaaagataaatttctaCAAGATGACGTGAAAAGGAATCACGTTCACAGAAATTCAACTTTCGGAAAGGGggaaactaaaaattttaaatttgaaaaggaGAAGGAAACTGCCGATGAAGTTTATAAAGATGTTTTGGTGAAATTGAAGGATTTGGGTGAAGAAGGAGAGGCTGTTTTGAAGAGGTTAAACGAGAAATATCGAAAATTGGATGATTCTGAAAGTTTTGATAGTGAAGATGAACATATCCTGAATGTGCGAGGGAGACAATATTCGAAACCACCTGTAAAATATGAAGATTCTATTGATAGAgctaaaagaagaaaaagggATTTGCTAAGAGAGGTtatggaaaaaagttttagtggGCATGATGAGGAAAATGATGCTGCAATTGAAGAG GGATTCACACCTGATGGAATAGCAGATCATCGTGGAAAAATCGACGAAAACACCTTAAACGATAAAAGTAACAGTGAATTTTGGTCATCTTTTAGCAGTTCAGAAGAAGCTCTTTTAAATTGTGCCGGATTAATTCTGAACTTACCATTAGAACCTCACAAAGGTTGTATGAACACAAGTAATCaccttgaaattgaagatgctTATCTTGCAAATACAATAACATACAC agttCCTGTAAATGGTTATTATTTCTTCGTTTTTAACAGCGAAAATGAAATTCAAACGAACTATATCCGCGTTCGATTTAATTTGcacaaaaaagtttataacgTTTCAAACCCGATTTCCGCTTGTAAAAATACATCCGATGTTTGTTCgatgaatttgaattttttttcgagTGAAAAACTTGTTATGGAACTTCCGGTTACTGAAAATGATGATATGTGGAATCAGGAGTATGTCGTTGTATCCCAATGTGAACCAAGAACAatgatttatataatttttgtaatcgcAATTCCGATTTTAATCATATTATTTGCGtttcaataa